In Trifolium pratense cultivar HEN17-A07 linkage group LG7, ARS_RC_1.1, whole genome shotgun sequence, a genomic segment contains:
- the LOC123900003 gene encoding alcohol acyltransferase 9, translating to MSKSSMELPDCIYPCQAITNISPNAPTPKHSLYLSNLDDQKFLRFSIKYLYIFKKSVNLDHLKCSLSRVLVDYYPLAGRLRSCSLDDDKKLEVDCNGEGALFVEAFMAITADELLEPSKLPNKSWRKFMYKVESQSFLDVPPIIVQLTSLRCGGMVLCTAINHCLCDGIGTSQFLHAWAQLTKQPQTNLTIQPFHWRHVLKPRHPPTVNLHNPGYTKTQPTPQVNILKLIQSQPLLPTSFIFNPSHVLYLKKQCIPSLKCTTFEVVAAHTWRSWIRSLNLSLPSNLTVKLLFSINVRNILNLQKGYYGNGFLLGCAESTIKDLVENNLHHGVKLVQKAKSTVNNEEYIRSTVDLLEDKMVKTDVSTSLVISQWSKLGLEEVDFGEGKPVHMGPLTSDVYCLFLPVIGGDVNAVRVVVSVPESMVESFQYYMNESWEKKIQNGDYVKNDYHANESSFF from the exons ATGTCAAAATCATCAATGGAACTCCCTGATTGTATTTATCCATGTCAAGCAATAACAAATATTTCACCAAATGCTCCAACACCAAAACATTCTCTCTATCTTTCTAATCTTGATGATCAAAAGTTTCTTAGATTTTCTATTAAGTATTTGTACATTTTCAAGAAATCAGTGAACTTGGATCATTTGAAGTGTTCTTTGTCTAGAGTTTTAGTTGATTATTACCCTTTAGCTGGGAGGTTAAGGAGTTGTTCCTTGGATGATGATAAAAAGCTTGAGGTAGATTGCAATGGTGAAGGTGCTTTGTTTGTTGAAGCTTTCATGGCTATAACTGCTGATGAATTACTTGAACCTTCTAAGTTGCCAAACAAGTCATGGAGGAAGTTCATGTATAAAGTGGAATCTCAAAGTTTCTTAGATGTTCCTCCTATTATTGTTCAG TTAACAAGTCTTCGATGTGGGGGAATGGTTCTATGCACCGCAATCAACCATTGCCTATGCGATGGAATCGGCACATCACAATTTCTACACGCATGGGCACAACTGACCAAACAACCTCAAACAAATTTAACCATCCAACCTTTCCACTGGCGACACGTGTTGAAGCCACGACACCCTCCCACGGTAAACCTCCATAATCCCGGATACACCAAAACACAACCAACCCCTCAAGTAAACATTCTCAAGTTGATACAATCACAACCCTTATTACCCACATCCTTTATCTTTAATCCCTCTCATGTTCTCTACTTAAAGAAACAATGTATCCCTTCACTAAAATGCACTACATTTGAAGTAGTTGCGGCACACACGTGGCGCTCTTGGATTCGATCATTGAATTTATCGTTACCGTCCAATTTAACCGTGAAGTTACTTTTCTCTATTAATGTACGCAACATATTAAACCTACAAAAAGGATATTACGGTAATGGGTTTCTATTAGGTTGCGCGGAAAGTACTATAAAGGACTTAGTAGAGAATAACCTACACCATGGTGTGAAACTAGTGCAAAAGGCAAAATCAACGGTGAATAATGAAGAGTATATAAGATCAACGGTAGATTTATTGGAGGACAAAATGGTAAAAACGGATGTTTCAACTAGTTTGGTTATATCACAATGGTCTAAATTGGGGTTAGAAGAAGTGGATTTTGGAGAGGGAAAACCGGTTCACATGGGTCCTTTAACAAGTGAtgtttattgtttgtttttacCGGTTATTGGAGGTGATGTTAATGCTGTGAGAGTGGTTGTTTCTGTGCCGGAGAGTATGGTGGAAAGTTTTCAATATTATATGAATGAAAGCTgggaaaagaaaatacaaaatggAGATTATGTTAAAAATGACTATCATGCAAATGAAAGCTCGTTTTTCTAA
- the LOC123897675 gene encoding transcription factor bHLH110, with amino-acid sequence MESTNLHHLQDQHHHPPPPPPVSTTPYAVGGTTTTTNSWTPNFTLNNAASSFNSNNLQEDNPRSYSRSSLTHKKNHMIQDLGYQHHHQWTSTDNESSHNNLDSHEFSKNSSTSTIKEEISFANFPKFTEMLNYTTPNYPILPNSTTTQMKNINNEEHKDMNALMLKTLFTAEDFYNAQNYPNQMLEGTSNNNISSQIHPSINISNLNHYSSSAGSSSLDMNMQSLDLLTNSPTSLSQHSQDHHHHNLGRFTTHDHENLSFGLHPMQQPTNMSSSTNSINKPSLLSNVETKRGCTLMESKASQSQTALKKPRSSSEPRPSCPPFKVRKEKLGDRIASLQQLVAPFGKTDTASVLMEAIGYIKFLQGQVETLSVPYMKSSQNQNNRVMQGGSGTSDTNGEAKQDLRSRGLCLVPLSCMSYIAGDGCPEVWQQRPNFGGPA; translated from the exons ATGGAATCTACAAATCTACATCATCTCCAAGACCAACATCatcatcctcctcctcctcctcctgtTTCCACTACCCCATATGCAGTTGGAGGAACCACCactaccaccaactcttggacccCAAACTTCACTTT GAACAATGCTGCAAGTAGCTTCAACTCAAATAACCTCCAAGAAGATAATCCTAGATCATATTCAAGATCATCTTTAACACACAAGAAGAACCATATGATTCAAGATTTAGGTTATCAGCATCATCATCAGTGGACAAGTACTGATAATGAGTCAAGTCATAACAACTTAGATTCACATGAATTTTCCAAGAATAGTAGTACTAGTACTATTAAGGAAGAGATCTCATTTGCTAATTTCCCCAAATTCACTGAAATGCTTAATTACACGACTCCTAATTATCCAATACTTCCTAATTCTACTACAACACAGATGAAGAATATTAACAATGAAGAACACAAAGATATGAATGCTCTCATGCTCAAGACCCTTTTTACTGCTGAAGATTTTTATAATGCTCAAAATTATCCAAACCAAATGTTGGAAGGCACTAGTAACAATAATATTAGTAGCCAGATTCATCCTAGTATAAATATCTCAAACTTGAATCATTACTCGTCTTCGGCCGGTTCGTCTTCCTTGGATATGAACATGCAGTCATTAGATCTATTAACTAATTCACCAACATCACTTAGCCAACATTCAcaagatcatcatcatcataatcttGGTAGATTTACTACTCATGATCATGAAAACCTTTCTTTTGGTCTTCATCCTATGCAGCAACCAACCAACATGTCATCTTCTACTAACTCTATCAAT AAGCCATCGCTATTGAGCAATGTTGAAACAAAAAGAGGATGCACATTGATGGAGTCAAAGGCTTCTCAATCTCAAACAGCATTGAAAAAACCACGATCTTCATCTGAACCACGCCCTTCATGCCCACCTTTTAAG GTTAGGAAAGAGAAATTAGGGGATAGGATTGCATCTCTTCAACAGTTGGTGGCTCCTTTTGGAAAG ACAGACACTGCATCCGTACTCATGGAAGCTATTGGATACATCAAGTTCCTTCAAGGCCAAGTCGAG ACACTGAGTGTTCCCTATATGAAATCATCACAGAACCAAAACAACAGAGTGATGCAAGGG GGTTCAGGCACAAGTGATACAAATGGTGAAGCAAAGCAAGATCTGAGAAGTAGAGGCCTCTGTCTGGTGCCACTGTCATGCATGTCATACATAGCAGGTGATGGCTGCCCTGAAGTGTGGCAACAACGTCCAAACTTTGGTGGACCAGCttaa
- the LOC123898768 gene encoding bifunctional nuclease 1-like: MDKMVSVKGPAMCSVPIMSMIGPINAGCSRTEFWGFSATTKIKPNSLSCHVNMRKCKTVNCSFNSSSNGSGSMAENFNENDEDYVNSTILEAVEVKSGADGFVVRMRDGRHLRCIHNSPHGGLLPDYAPHPAIVLKMEDGTGLLLPIIVLEMPSVLLMAAVRNVQIARPTLYQVVKEMIDKMGYEVRAVRVTKRVHEAYFAQLYLSKVGNESECMSFDLRPSDAINIAVRCKVPIQVNKYLAYSDGMRVIESGKLSTQSPGSDGPLFTELDRPNGKPCVETKEFNLLHNMLQAVVEERYQDAALWRDKLNQFRAEKKANNRSWTL, encoded by the exons ATGGATAAAATGGTTTCTGTGAAAGGACCAGCTATGTGCAGTGTTCCTATCATGTCTATGATTGGACCAATCAACGCTGGTTGTAGTAGAACTGAATTTTGGGGATTTTCTGCAACTACCAAAATCAAGCCAAATTCTCTTTCTTGCCATGTAAATATGAGAAAGTGTAAAACTGTCAATTGCAGTTTCAACTCATCTTCAAATGGTAGTGGAAGTATGGCTGAgaattttaatgaaaatgatgaagatTATGTTAATTCTACTATTCTTGAAGCag TTGAGGTGAAGAGTGGAGCAGATGGGTTCGTAGTCAGAATGAGGGATGGTAGACACTTGCGATGCATCCATAACAGCCCGCACGGAGGACTACTTCCAGATTATGCACCGCATCCTGCAATTGTGTTGAAGATGGAGGATGGGACTGGTCTACTTCTCCCCATAATTGTTT TGGAGATGCCAAGTGTCCTCTTAATGGCAGCAGTTCGTAATGTTCAAATA GCTAGACCTACTTTATATCAAGTAGTGAAGGAGATGATTGACAAGATGGGTTATGAa GTCCGAGCCGTGAGAGTTACTAAAAGAGTTCACGAGGCGTATTTTGCTCAGCTATATCTTTCCAAG GTTGGAAATGAGTCAGAATGTATGAGCTTTGACCTTCGACCTTCTGATGCTATCAACATTGCCGTCAGATGCAAG GTGCCTATACAAGTCAACAAGTATTTGGCATACAGTGATGGAATGAGAGTAATTGAATCAGGCAAACTGTCAACTCAGTCCCCTGGTTCAGATGGCCCATTATTTACTGAACTGGATCG ACCAAATGGTAAGCCTTGTGTTGAAACCAAGGAGTTCAATCTTTTGCACAACATGTTGCAAGCTGTTGTAGAAGAGCGCTATCAAGATGCTG CTTTGTGGAGGGACAAACTTAATCAATTTAGGGCTGAAAAGAAAGCTAATAACAG ATCCTGGACACTCTAA
- the LOC123898767 gene encoding mitogen-activated protein kinase homolog NTF3 yields the protein MATPVEPPNGIRAEGKHYFSMWQTLFEIDTKYVPIKPIGRGAYGIVCSSVNRETNDKVAIKKIQNAFENRVDALRTLRELKLLRHLHHDNVIALKDIMMPIQRNSFKDVYLVYELMDTDLHQIIKSSQSLSNDHCQYFLFQLLRGLKYLHSANILHRDLKPGNLLINANCDLKICDFGLARTNCSKNQFMTEYVVTRWYRAPELLLCCDNYGTSIDVWSVGCIFAELLGRKPIFPGSECLNQLKLIINILGSQREEDIEFIDNPKAKRYIKSLPYSPGTPFSRLYPNAHPLAIDLLAKMLVFDPTKRISVTEALQHPFMASLYDPNCDPPAIIPIDLDIDEDLGEEVIRELMWKEMVHYHPESAMENAELCS from the exons ATGGCGACTCCGGTTGAACCACCAAATGGGATTAGAGCTGAAGGGAAGCATTATTTTTCCATGTGGCAAACTCTTTTTGAGATTGATACTAAATATGTGCCGATTAAGCCGATTGGTCGAGGAGCGTATGGAATTGTTTGTTCTTCTGTCAATAGAGAAACCAACGACAAAGTTGCAATCAAGAAGATACAGAATGCGTTTGAGAATCGCGTTGATGCGCTTAGAACTTTGCGTGAACTGAAACTTCTTCGACATCTTCACCATGATAATGTTATTGCTTTGAAAGACATCATGATGCCCATTCAGAGGAATAGTTTTAAGGATGTTTATCTTGTTTATGAACTCATGGACACCGATTTGCATCAGATTATTAAGTCTTCACAATCATTGTCTAATGATCACTGCCAATATTTCCTCTTTCAG TTGCTTCGGGGCTTGAAATATCTTCACTCAGCTAACATCCTTCATCGTGACTTGAAACCTGGGAATCTTCTAATTAATGCAAATTGTGACTTAAAAATATGTGATTTTGGGTTAGCACGCACCAACTGCAGCAAGAACCAGTTCATGACGGAGTATGTTGTCACTCGTTGGTATAGGGCACCAGAACTCCTACTTTGCTGTGACAACTACGGGACATCTATTGATGTATGGTCAGTGGGATGCATCTTTGCTGAGCTTCTTGGACGAAAACCTATTTTCCCCGGTTCAGAGTGCCTTAATCAACTAAAACTTATTATCAATATCCTTGGTAGTCAAAGGGAGGAGGATATTGAATTTATTGATAATCCAAAGGCAAAGAGGTACATCAAATCGCTTCCATATTCTCCTGGAACCCCCTTTTCCAGACTTTACCCCAATGCACATCCATTGGCAATTGATCTACTGGCAAAGATGCTTGTTTTTGATCCCACAAAAAGGATTAGTGTCACGGAAGCGCTTCAACACCCTTTCATGGCCTCTCTCTATGATCCTAATTGTGACCCTCCTGCCATCATTCCAATTGATCTTGACATTGATGAAGATCTAGGGGAAGAGGTGATAAGGGAGTTGATGTGGAAGGAAATGGTTCATTACCATCCTGAATCTGCAATGGAAAATGCAGAGTTATGCtcttaa